Proteins co-encoded in one Cytobacillus sp. NJ13 genomic window:
- a CDS encoding YpzI family protein encodes MGKDRQEKKLKNSGKVESDRDQALHYPGAAKMQSPEEARSLNDSKYS; translated from the coding sequence ATGGGCAAAGACAGACAGGAAAAAAAGCTTAAAAATAGCGGAAAAGTGGAATCCGATCGCGACCAGGCACTTCATTATCCTGGAGCTGCCAAGATGCAGAGCCCCGAAGAAGCCAGATCTTTGAATGATTCAAAATACAGTTAA